In Ananas comosus cultivar F153 linkage group 14, ASM154086v1, whole genome shotgun sequence, the genomic stretch AGGAGGAAATTTTAGCTTAAAGCAGACCAGAATATTGGAAGCTCCAGGTTGCCTAGCTAGGAGATTGATCTTAGGTTGAATTAATTTGGTtcgccttttattttgttttcggCTAAGATTGCATGAAAAAGAGGTTAAAAATTCCGACATTTAAAAAgcggttaaaatttttttccacatGCATTTTGTCCTATGCATCTATCTAtacattttagaaaaagaaatggGTACATTGCACTACTTTTCGTCCTCAAGATATGAGTCACGtgatattttggtcctcaaactttcatAAGTTGTAATTTCTGACTCGAACTTTCTGAATTATTGTANaaaaaaaaaaaaaaaaaagccctcttAGCATGTGATAGGAGAAGTCCAATGTACACACATTTATGTGCCCATAAATGAGGGGAAAGAAAAATATCAGTTGGGAGAGGGGGCCAATACATTGCATCTTACATATGTTTTGATGGGTAATAACTCCTAAAAGAAGAAGGGACCAAGTTGTTCCCTGTGTAATCTGGTGGGTGGATTATTGTTTAAGGTGCTCTTTTTTAGGGTTTATATTATGGATGAGtaattactactactactactacaaaaaaaaaaaaaacaaaaaaaaaacaaaaaacagaagATCACATGTGGCACTAAGATTAATCTCGTGATCACTGTTTTGTTCTTTATCATGTTTACCTAATTTACTTCCTTTCCAATCAATACGATTTAAACGCATTAATAGTTTCTGTCTTATCCTAATACTTTAGTCTCCATACTTCGACATAGATTGCATTCGTCTTCATATATTTAGCAGAAGCAATAAAAATGACCTTCTTTCAACGACAtctaaggttttttttttttttttttttttttttttttggcgattAGAAACTGAAAATATAATATGTGTGAGAATTCAGAAACTGAACTACTCAAATGAAACATAGCGCGGCCAATATGCAACATCAAAATACTAGGGGGGGTGCTATCAATACATTATTACACAATCTTACCTACTAGAGGATCTTCTTGGGTGGAGAGAAATATCACTCCTTAATTAATAGCAAAATTTTGACTGATGTATTGTTTTGGATCACTTGGGACttgaaacagagagagagagagagagagagagagagagagagagagtgactgATTTATTAAAAGCAAAAGAGGTTAAACCTCAGAGTGAGTGAAGGAACAATGAAGGGTGCCATGTTTGTTTGCAATGAGTCTTTATTGGAGCAGATAAGAGCATTAAATGCTTAAAGCGacttctttaaataataatagaaaaaattagattcgaaatcgAAATTTCACATTATTATCCTATAAATGAGGGGaaaatgtttttgtttttcttcaaaCACAGTTTGGGACCTCCTACTTTTTCAGAGATATTAACTGCCCCTTTGCCTCAGGGACCACTCCTTTGTACCCCaacttttctgaaaaaaaaattaaaaacctcTTGATTGTTAACGTTGGTTTCTGTCGAAACTCAAACTCTCACAAACCACTCGTTCGTACCTGAACATACTGACTCCCCGTAATAACGTAATTATTCGGCTCCTCTTAAATCGAAATAAattgttaaataataataataatagtaagacattaatttattttttatttttctaatttttacaTCATTCGTATTTTTTCAAACAGTTAGCACGATTGAAAGAACTTCTCAATTCCACAACTATATAAGCAAAAAGCAGAAGAAAAGTGATTTCACCCCACGTCTAGTTCTGCTCGGAAGTTTAATATGCTTTTTGTCAAAATTGAGTTACGATTGAGATTTTAAGAACGATTGAATcagattttgatctaaattggacAGGAAAACCGAACCAAAACTGAGTTTAGATTACAACCCAATCGAAATCCACCCAAACTTGTTAGCGTAAACTTGATTCAAATCCAAATTTTGGGGAGACGGATGGAGAGTTGTTTAGAAGAAGCCAGAATAACAATCTCATCAGGATAGCTAAGTAATACAGACGAAATGATatgaaaaacataaaaatgCTTTTACCCTGTTAgtcttttataaattttaactcCGTAATTTTTAAGGTTAATTGCATGCAGGTCAtcgcaaacatagtgaattacaaatatatttctataaattttaacttttataagttatttctgcaaaagtcctaattctTTCAGATATgttcctctgatttgttaccaaCTTACCATTAAAGAActattagaaaactgtttatattttcaattttgccatcacagatatgtcccttcaaaagttataacaatataatataaaaagagtaaaaatgtcaaaaattaatccgGGTAAAGCATTtaacttatggttaactaaactttCCTAATGaattctaacggcagggacatatctgaaaacattagaacttttgcaggaataacttatgaatgttaaattttactgtaatatatctgcaattcactatatttgcgggGGCCTGTTCCCTTAATTTTTAACACACAAAACATTAGGATAAGGAAACGAACTCGAAGCAAAGCATGTTCTATTGGCCAGGGTAATGTTTGGGCCAAATCGGATCCTGCATTTTTGGCCCAATTAAGTGTTGGGCTGGATTTGATTCCGCCTTACTGAAACTAGGCCCAAATCTAATCATCCTCGAATAATTTTGGATTGTGAAATAGACCCCTCAATAATTGTTCCTTTGATTgacattttctttatatttagttttcttttttctctgacTTAAACCCTTATCACTGATTAAGTTGAAAATTTAATGAATAGTGGTTTTCGTCAAATTTGATTGCTTGTTACACTTTTTTAGTCGATAAAACCACGAATTTAGTTGACTATTAAATGCTAATAGCAAGTgcgtaatttaattataatgaaGTCTCTTTAATATTCCGATTTTAcaacttatttttatattttatgtaaatatgttagtcctcaaattttttctgtaaattattttttatttttttctgaagtACAATAAAATAGCTATTTTGCAgaaaatacataatttttttttttcattttgtgcTTGAagatgaaatttaattatatcagaaaatttttaaaaaaaattaaagcattTAACTGAAAAGTTGAAGGACGGAGTCGCTATGTCGTGATAGCACAGGGACTATTACTACATTTGATCCTTCGATCCGCGCCTCACGATCACTCCCGCAAATGAACGGTTAAGATGAGTCCTAAATCTACCTTCCAACGGCCGATGACGAAGGTCTCATAAAAAACTTTCTATGCGAGCGCTCGGACGACACGACCCACCCTCAGTGAAAAGAAGCATAAGCGAAGAACCCTATCGAGCCCTTTCGAAGCATCAGGGTTTATGCGGCCACCATGCTCTTATCCGTGCGACCgcctcctccctcttcttcctcctcttcgccctcgtcctcttctcctcctcttccccgaGCCCCCTTATCCTTCTCGAACCGGTCGAACCGGTTCACCCGGTCCGGTTCACCCTCCTCCTCGGTTCGGATACAACGCTGCAACAAAGGGCTCCATTGGAGAGCTCTCCTTCGAATCCCCTCCTCCAATGGAGGCAATAGTGGAAGGTGCCTCTTTGTTATTTTAACCCCCTATCTataagccattttgaaataactccctcaacttttttcttttcttttttttttaagtaggaaattattatatttgatacCTTTATTAGTTGTCAAAGAGGAAATATATTCATTTGAGTTTTATACTCCATAAATTATCAAACGTGTAAAATTTTTCCTAATACTTTAAAATCTAAGTGCTCCTATTATCTCTACGCGTCTAGTTAGTATACTATATTTAATTCGCAATTATAAgtttatgggaaaacttcaaataccctttcgcactttctcactttaatatcatgtggtttaaagtgtatcaagttagtatctgtGGTTtggcactttctcactttagtaccatgtaccatgtggtttaaagtgtatcaagttagtacccagtggtttcgcactttctcattttagtaccatgtggtctaatatttcgttaaattatgtataccctacctaggtttatcgaatattcattttagtatcctttagttttaactttgtcactgatttaacaaaaaaaatgctccgaaatggataataaaaagaaaaaaaatgaaaccacagggtactaacttgatacactttaaaccacagggtactaaagtgagaaagtgcgaaaccacaaggtactaacttgatacactttaaaccacatgatattaaagtgagaaagtgcgaaaccacagagggggtatttgaagttttctctaagTTTATTAAtgtaagtaattagtttaaattttaaagtcaaaatgctgttgaccggctcaaatcaaacaaattgcaAGGTTGGGCAGTGaagtgaaatcaaaattttgaaaggttgcgTAGCTATTTCAAAATGTTTCATAGTTCTGGTAagttctattaattttttttacctattATAGATTTGCCGAATATTTGTTCTTCTTGTAAAAGTCAGTAATTTTATTTGCCCTCTAATATACACTTATTGCACTATTGAAACAAATCTCGTGTATATTTCGGTTCTGTTTGGGGATTTTTATAGATTTGTATCACCTTGCTTATTATACCGCATTGCAGCTGCACTCAGCAGACCATCGGCTCCGACTTCGACCCTTTGGGTATTAACGAGATCTCTTTCGGTTTTGGTGCGTCATTGAGAAGTGTCGTCGACTTCGTTTGCCAAACATTTGAGAGTACGTCGAGCTCGAGGAAAGAGAAGTCATCCGTTAGTCGAGGAGCGGCAGGTTCGTTTTGTTTAGTTACGTCTAAATTTTATCACGACATACATGTGCGACTACCGGTAAGTCGAGTTACTGTATGAAAATCAGACAATTTCATTATCTGGCAGCCGCAATCGAGGACAGTTCTATCGACATTGGCGACTTCTTCAAAGGCCCGCTACCCGGAAAATTCCTAAAGCTCTTAGGGTACTTGGCTTTATCTCGACTCGGAGTGTACATACCATTAGGTGGAGTGAACAGGGAAGCTTTTGCTGGTAATTTGGACCAGAACAGTCTGTTAAGCACTTTAGATTCGTTTTCTGGCGGTGGCGTCGGTAGGCTCGGGATCTGCTCCTTGGGTATCGTTCCCTTTATCAACGCCCAGATCGTTTTTCAGCTTCTCGCGCAGGTTTATCCGAAACTGCAAGATCTTCaaaagagggagggagaggcAGGAAGAAAGAAGGTTCTTCAATATACGAGATACGCTTCGGTTGGTTTTGCTGTAGTCCAGGTAGGGAAATGAGGGCCTTTTCTAATATAGAACTTATCTAAATTACATTGTATTTTGCAACAGGTATTTGAACTTTACCAGATTTAATTTCACTTCCTTACCTTCTTGTATGTTTGAGTTAACTACATCTCCGGCAGAATCTCCACTATCTGAAACTAATGATATGTTATTTtacccatttcaaaatggcatatagttCGGATAATAAGGTCTACACTTTTTTGCCTTACAGAAACTTTTTTAGTATCTTGATCAAATTCTTCGTCCTTTCTTGCAAGGCTATAGGGCAAGTTCTTTACCTTCGTCCCTATGTTAACGACTTCAGCACGGAATGGGTAGTGTCGTCTGTTACACTGTTGACACTTGGTTCGGTATTTACGACTTTTCTTGGGGAAAGGATATCTGACCTGAAACTTGGAAACGGAACATCCCTTCTGATATTTACGAGCATTATATCCTATTTGCCGGCATCATTTGGTCGAACAGTTGCACAGGCGTTTCAAGAGGGAAACTACATCGGACTTGCGACGATTGTCTTATCATTTTTTCTGTTAGTTCTTGGGATTGTGTATGTACAAGTAAGTGAGCTTCTTCA encodes the following:
- the LOC109720582 gene encoding preprotein translocase subunit SECY, chloroplastic — translated: MLLSVRPPPPSSSSSSPSSSSPPLPRAPLSFSNRSNRFTRSGSPSSSVRIQRCNKGLHWRALLRIPSSNGGNSGSCTQQTIGSDFDPLGINEISFGFGASLRSVVDFVCQTFESTSSSRKEKSSVSRGAAAAIEDSSIDIGDFFKGPLPGKFLKLLGYLALSRLGVYIPLGGVNREAFAGNLDQNSLLSTLDSFSGGGVGRLGICSLGIVPFINAQIVFQLLAQVYPKLQDLQKREGEAGRKKVLQYTRYASVGFAVVQAIGQVLYLRPYVNDFSTEWVVSSVTLLTLGSVFTTFLGERISDLKLGNGTSLLIFTSIISYLPASFGRTVAQAFQEGNYIGLATIVLSFFLLVLGIVYVQEAERKIPLNYASRYSSRSGGLQRSAYLPFKVNSSGVMPIIFSTSSLALPGTLARFTGLSALKNAAVALNPGGALYLPTNILLIAFFNYYYTFLQLDPDDVSEQLKRQGASIPLVRPGKSTAAFLKTVLSRISVLGSAFLAVLAAGPAVIEQTTHLTAFRGFAGTSVLILVGCATDTARKVQAEIISQKYKNIEFYDINRYGPP